The Gemmatimonadaceae bacterium genomic sequence GGTCGCTTACAGCGCGGGCAATGATCGCCGAGCCCGACCGCTTCTCCTTTCCATCGGGGCACGCCGCAGCGGCCATGTCTATCGCGGTCGTGTACGCCGTGCTTTTCCCGGCGCTCTCCGTACCGGTAATCCTGAGCGCTGCCGCCGTGGGCCTGACCCGCGTGTTCCTCGGGGTGCACTACCCGGGCGACGTGATCGCCGGCCAACTGATCGCCGTGGCGACCGCTCTCGCCGTGCTCGCGCGGTGATGACGGCAATCGCCGCGCGCATCGCGGCAATTGGGGATCCCACAGGCGCCGGGCGAGAGGCGGTGGAGCGGGCCCTGCTCGACGCCCCTCAGGCGCAGACGGGGCTCGACATCGGAACCCAGGCGCTGCCGCCGCGCCTCCGTTCCGGTGCGCGGCGGGCCGTGCTTGACATCACGGAGTTCTTCGGCGAGACCAGCGGCGGCGTGCGCACGTACCTGTTCGAAAAGGCCAGGTACGTGGAGGAACGCCCCGGCCTGCGTCACGTGGTCGTGGTTCCCGGCCGGCGCGACGCGATCACCGAGACGGCCGGGGTGCGCTGCTACCGGTTGCGCGGCCCCCGGGTCCCCACACAGGCCCCGTACAGGTTCATGCTCGCCACGCGCTCCAGCCGCCGCATAGTGGAGCACGAGCGCCCCGACGTGATCGAGGTCGGCAGCATTGGGCTGGTCCCGTGGGTGGTGCGCCACGCCGCGCGCGGGGCCGAGGTACCCCTGGTCGCCTTCTACCACAGCCACCTGCCCCGCATGATCGCCCCGCGCGGGCCCGGCTCGCCAGCCCATCGGCGGATGCTCGAGGGCTTCGCCTGGCGTTACCTACGCGCCCTCGACCATGCCTTCGCCACGACCATCGTCGCCTCGGACTTCGTCAAGCGTGAACTCGCCGCGGCCGGCATCGACCGCACCACGCAGGTGCCGCTCGGCGTGGACCTCGATCTGTTCCATCCACGCCGGCGCGCCAGTGCCCGCCTGACGCGGAGGCTTGCTGGGATTTCCGACCGCCCCCTGGTGCTGTTCGTAGGCCGGCTGGCGCGCGACAAGGAACTTGAGACTCTGATCGACGGCTGGCGGCTGGCCGAGCCGTCGATGGACGCCCATCTCGTGATCGTGGGCGGGGGTCCGCGCGCCGACGCGCTCCGCGCGCGGGCCCGAGGGCTGCGCGTTCGCTGGCTGCCGTACATGGCCGATCGCACGCGATTGGCCCATCTGATGGCCGCCGCCGACGTGTATGCGGCGCCCAGTTCGCTGGAGACGTTCGGCCTCTCAGCCATCGAAGCGATGGCCAGCGGGGTGCCGGTGCTGGCCTCCGACCGCGGCGGCGTCGCCGAACTCGTGGAGCGATCGGGGGCCGGGGCGCGATTCGAATCGGCGGCCGTCGGTTCGCTTGCCGAGCAGCTCGCGGCGCTCCTCCGGTCGGACCTGCATGGGCTCGGCGCCCGGGGCCGGATCTACGCGGAACGCGAACACGGCTGGACGCAGGTGCTCGACCGGCTGTTCACCGTATACGACTCACTGGCCCGATCATGAAACTTCTGGTATCGATCCACGACGTGACGCCGGCCCTGGAGCGCGATGTGCGGGCGCTGTGGGACCTCTGCGCCGAGCGCGGCCTGGTACCCGCCTTGTTCGTCGTCCCCAACTGGCACGGCAACTGGCCCATCGAGGAGTATCCCCGGTTCACCGCCTGGCTGCGCGCCAAGGCGCGGGAGGGCGCGGAGATCTTCCTGCACGGCGAACGCCACGACGAGCACGGCCTGCGCCGCGGTCTGCGCGACACGGTGCGTGCGTTCGGCGCGACCGCCCGCGAGGGCGAGTTCCTCGCCCTCAACGAAGCGCAGGCCGGCGTGCGGATCCGCCGCGGCCTCCGGTCGCTGGAGCGCGTGGGGCTCGACCCGATCGGATTCGTGGCACCCGCCTGGCTGGCCCGCGAGGATACCTACCGCGCCGTGCGTCGAGCCGGGTTGCGGTTCAGCGAGGACGTCAACTCCATCCACCTGCACGCCCGCGCTACGCGCCTCCCCTCCCCGGTTGTCCGGTGGAGCGCGCGTTCGGCGGTGCGTGCCCACCTGTCCAGGGCCGCAGCCGAAGCGCGGTGGCTCATGCAGCGCCGCACCTGGCTGGCCCGGCTCGCCCTGCACCCGGCCGACCTGCGCCGTCCGGCGATGGCATCCAGCGTGGCCGCCCATCTCGACCGGTGGCGACGCGCCCATCACCAGTTTCTGTATGCGCTCCTGTGACACCCGCCGAAGAATTGCCACTGCGCCTGGCGCTGTTCACCGATACCCATCTGCCGCAACTCAACGGCGTGACGCGCACGCTCGACCGGCTGGAACGGGCCGTTTGCGCACGAGGCGGCGAGGTGCGGGTGTGGACGGCGCGCGCGCCGGGAGGCTCGGCGGAACCCCACGTGCGCGACCTGCGCAGTGTGCCCTTCTGGGCCTATCCGGAATTGCGAATCGCGCTTCCCAAGTACGGACGGGTCGAACACGAACTCCGCGACTGGGCGCCCACGCTGATCCACGCCGCCACGCCCTTCGGCGCCGGGCTGGCCGGCCGCCGCGCGGCGCGCCGGCTGGGAGTTCCGATGGTGTCGTCGTACCACACCAGCTTCAGCGCGTATGCCCGGTTCTACCGCCTCGGGCTGCTCGCCGGGCCCGGGTGGTCGTTCCTTCGCTGGTTCCACAACTCCGGGCGCCGCACCTACGCGCCCAGCGAGGCCACGGCGCGGGAGCTGATCGACCGAGGCTTCCGGCGCGTGCGCGTGTGGAGCCGCGCCGTGGACACCGCGCGCTTCCATCCATCTTTCCGATCGGCCGGGTTACGCGAACAGTGGGGTGCCGGCGAGGAACGGTGGGTGATCGGCAACGTGGGGCGCCTGGCGCGCGAGAAGGGGCTCGACACGATGCTCGACGCCATGCACCGGCTGGAGCGGGAAGCGCCGGGGCGGTTCGTGTTCGCGTTCGCCGGCGACGGGCCCTATCTGGAGCCGCTTCGCCGGGGGGCCCCGCCCTCGGCCCGGTTCATGGGCCGCCTAGAAGGAGAGCCGCTGAGTCGGTTCTTCGCGTCGC encodes the following:
- a CDS encoding DUF2334 domain-containing protein, which gives rise to MKLLVSIHDVTPALERDVRALWDLCAERGLVPALFVVPNWHGNWPIEEYPRFTAWLRAKAREGAEIFLHGERHDEHGLRRGLRDTVRAFGATAREGEFLALNEAQAGVRIRRGLRSLERVGLDPIGFVAPAWLAREDTYRAVRRAGLRFSEDVNSIHLHARATRLPSPVVRWSARSAVRAHLSRAAAEARWLMQRRTWLARLALHPADLRRPAMASSVAAHLDRWRRAHHQFLYALL
- a CDS encoding glycosyltransferase, with protein sequence MTAIAARIAAIGDPTGAGREAVERALLDAPQAQTGLDIGTQALPPRLRSGARRAVLDITEFFGETSGGVRTYLFEKARYVEERPGLRHVVVVPGRRDAITETAGVRCYRLRGPRVPTQAPYRFMLATRSSRRIVEHERPDVIEVGSIGLVPWVVRHAARGAEVPLVAFYHSHLPRMIAPRGPGSPAHRRMLEGFAWRYLRALDHAFATTIVASDFVKRELAAAGIDRTTQVPLGVDLDLFHPRRRASARLTRRLAGISDRPLVLFVGRLARDKELETLIDGWRLAEPSMDAHLVIVGGGPRADALRARARGLRVRWLPYMADRTRLAHLMAAADVYAAPSSLETFGLSAIEAMASGVPVLASDRGGVAELVERSGAGARFESAAVGSLAEQLAALLRSDLHGLGARGRIYAEREHGWTQVLDRLFTVYDSLARS
- a CDS encoding glycosyltransferase family 1 protein; this encodes MTPAEELPLRLALFTDTHLPQLNGVTRTLDRLERAVCARGGEVRVWTARAPGGSAEPHVRDLRSVPFWAYPELRIALPKYGRVEHELRDWAPTLIHAATPFGAGLAGRRAARRLGVPMVSSYHTSFSAYARFYRLGLLAGPGWSFLRWFHNSGRRTYAPSEATARELIDRGFRRVRVWSRAVDTARFHPSFRSAGLREQWGAGEERWVIGNVGRLAREKGLDTMLDAMHRLEREAPGRFVFAFAGDGPYLEPLRRGAPPSARFMGRLEGEPLSRFFASLDLFVFPSVTDTFGNVLLEAMASGVPVLAADAGPTRALVSDDRGMLYYPGAGANLAGGIRAAVAQPDRLAKMRRAGLTFAAQRGWDRIFDDLIADYRLAIAEARVAPPAPAPARPVAPV